aacttactagcaccttattgcagcagttctcaaacttttagcaccgggacccacttatAGAATTacaatctgcccaggacccattggaagtgatgtcatggccagaagtgacaccatcaagcaaattaaaataaataattataaataaattaaaataaaagaaataattaaataaggggagccagtcctcttccaccaagtgaattttctctgtagtctgcctgcaataacacccccccccccaaaaagaatcagtgagattttcagccctccccagtgcccagtttaaagttctatttcaggcatatcaagataaagacccacctggctttatacatgcaaaatagaaaacattccccttaccagttcaagcatCTTTTTGTTGTCCTCTTTAGtgagggggggctgccttctggaacatctgttgagcttcagttccatcggaactggaccattctggtgtccttacattctcctttgcctggcctgaccacaagccaaggaacgtctgtctactcatgagtaattgcgactgtgaggctgttttgctttccatagggttccatacattcacaactgggagggagggacctccttctcgggtgtttttggggggctgcattcattggatcaggactattctgatgctgttggagtcctctcagcctgtcctttccaacagactaaggcaagttcacctacttgcgagtaaacacggccatgtggctttgtttcactttccataggggtcaATACATTCGTAACTGCGAGGAAGGAACTgccttcttgggttttttttgggggggttgcattcattggatagggaccattctggtgtcattgtattcctcgcagcctgcccttttcaaagCACTAAGGCACCtttacctactcacgagtaagcgcgcgatacggctcagtttcactttccataggacgatgcattttttggtttccagttttttggccataacttttgaaggaagggaactgtttcactctggttttttgcattgcattctgctggaaattccgcatccaacggtatatgggatgatggggttgctcctaaaactgattttagcacatcatcccctattgcgcgtcaccccccttgcgcgtcacccgatgtggcctgcacccctctagcaacgcctcTGGTTATCTGTCAGGCCACCAGCTgcatctgctaaaattccctTTACGTAATTGTTGGTCACCCTGGTCAAAAACAATAGTAATATAACCCACAGAGCTTGTTACTCTGTTTGCTGATATTTGTGGCTGCAGTATTTACTTAATGAAGTTTGTTATTTAGACAGAATAAATAATTGTGTATTTTattacagagtttccttggaggCTTTTTTGGTCCCATTTGTGAGATTGATGTCGTTCTTAATGATGCAGAATCACGAAAAACAGctgaaataaaaacagaagatGGTAAAATAGAAAAACATTATCTCTTCTATGATGGAGAATCTGTTTCAGGAAAGGTAAATTTCTTGTCTATTTAGAAAGGTGATTTATTTCTATTTAGAAATCTCTATTAGGAAGCATAAATACCTAAAACATACTTTAGTAGGTTCTTACTATGTCTTGGATTTACTGTTCCAGTTAAGtgattttattattaagaatatttatatattttttcaacaaaaacttcacaaagtggtttacatagctaacTAAAAGGTTCACAGTCTAAACAGATGCAAAAGACACTTCAGAGATTCTGACTTGGGATGTTCCAAGTATTTGATTGTGATCTTAGCAGGCTTTAGGATGGCTGATATTTGTGGCTTTATCTTTTTCTGACCAGAACAATTACGCTAAACACAcaatatgttgaatttttaatgtttcataCAATTCAGAGGGGTTGATCCCTGTGGTAACTTTAGTTTTTTGTATAATCAAAACTTTTTTGGTTATCATAATGCCTGTGCAGTGTAATACATGTCATCTGTGTAgcataaattgtggctaaactattgatgctatgctaaaaatagtggcattttttaaatccttgcaccaaaattaataaacatcaaAGTATTCATGTAAACATGAAATgttcacattttttaaagaatatttgtTATTACTTTTCAACTAAAttatatatattgcttttcaaaatTCAGCAGTTAAGGGCATGCTTATACTAGCCGTTTtgagtgcccttcagggagagaaAATGGGATAtaaacttgtaaataaataatatggaTTTTAATAACTTGTATATAACAGAATTATTATATATAAGCTTCATGTATATCTAGTATATAGTTCATATCTCAACTTCGTAAAGGAGTGAATGAGGTTGGATGAGGAAGAGTACTGGTGACATCCAAGTACAATGTTTAAACAATAGTTTAAATTCAACAATAGTTGAAAACAATAGTTTTCAACAAATAGTTTGTTGAAAACAATAGTTTAAATTGAAAACAATAGTTTAAATTCTAGAAGTTCATTGAATTTAAGTTAAAGGGAACCAAAAGGATGCCATCTTGTTAAAGAACAGGAAAGGGCAATTGATGTGATCtagttcagagcccaatccaaagctgAAGATCTGCTAGCACAGTGGTCCCTATGCCAGCGGAGTATAtagcaaacatactgtaaggcacattgtgaCACCTAGAGAGTGACCACTGCCACTGGGGAAGCCTTCCCTGCCCTGCCGGTGCTGTATCCAGGTCTTCAACCAGACACTGCAGGTAGGGTTGCACTGGATGGTGGGAaggtggtggagaggaggcattttgggatgggggaagacAAAATGGGCCATATTGgacctgggagggagcaggattggtggagcaggcctctgccatatcttaaGCCCCTACTTGAGCTTGCTGTTAtaccaggctgcttggacttTTGCCAACCAAAtaactggcagagatccaagtagccccttagGGGGCAAGCTGGTGCATTatgcagggtaagggaaaaaatatccccttaccccaagaagacctccaatCAGCTGTTGACgagcattggatgcagtggaggccatgtGGTCTCGCTGTGCCAGttgcttgttaggattgggctgccagtcttttTTGTACAGAAAATGGATGTGTACATTTGTGCGCAAGGAAAAATGTGTTGTATAAGTAACTTTGTTTTTGCAGGTGAACATAGTCTTTAAACAACACGGAAAAAGATTAGAGCACCAAGGAATTAGGATTGAATTCGTAGGACAAATTGGTGAGTTCTAGAACTGCTATTGAGCATGACTAGCAGCAAAATTCTGTAAATCATGGTTGTGAGCAACAATTCTGGTCTATGCCAGTTGCCTGAACCATATGAGTGTAGTTGAATAACAAGTACCTTGAGTATATCTGAGGCATGTAGTAGTTGGGATGGTGGAATGATTCTTCTACCTTTTTAAACAAATAGTTTTTTCAGTAACTGCCGCTTTACAGAATATATCCCAGAAAACTGCACAGTATTTACTTTAAGGAAAGATCTAGGTGAGGTGCTATATTTGTGTCCCAGAGATTAAGCTGCAGTATGTAAGAGCGAAATGATTTATTGCAAAGAAGCTATTGCTTCTCTTTTCTGAAGAGTTTATAAGCGTGTATATTGTGTTTTGTTAGTGAATTTTTTGTCCAATAAAATATCTCTACTAACATCAAATAGTAAAATGACCTAAATTTTGTAAGATGGGGCTATAAGACCTTTGTATTTGATTGACTACAAACTTGAGATATTTGCTTGTTAGTCAAATTGGCTGTGTTGGAGTTAAAACATGTTGGGCTTTATGCCGTTTTTTACCAAAACAGTTGTATACTTTTCAATTGGAGAATACAACTGACATAGTGGAGAAGAACTTGATGCTTGAGTCATGCTGCAAAATGCAAAAGTCACTACCTAAGAACTGTATGTATACTTAAAACTGTAGTGTTACTTCTAGTGTTGGAATTTCTTATCTATAGCTTTGTTTGCAACAATCCTGGCATCAAGCTATTAGGATTTATATACGCTTCAAAAAAAATACGTTCACTTTCTGATTATATTTCTTAATTTCTTAGAACTTTTCAATGACAAGAGCAATACCCATGAATTTGTAAACCTAGTGAAAGAGTTGGCCCTGCCTGGTGAATTAACACAAAGTAGAAGTTATGACTTTGAATTTATGCAAGTTGAAAAGCCATACGAATCCTACATTGGTGCCAATGTCAGATTGAGGTATGAAACTAAAGGACATTTTTCTCCAGCTTTAGTAGCAGTAGTCAGATTATAAATTTTCTGTAGTATAACATTGGTATGgatacaattttaaaaacaaatgcacattttttgtaGTTTGATGGCTTAGGTAGATGATGTATTCTGGGCTTCAGAAACTGGACATAACGTCTGGCAAATGAAGTCCTTGTGCTTTTCCAGGTTGTTGGACTGTTCAGTCTCTGTTCTGTAATGATGAGACTATGTGCAACTTGCATCCCATAGACAGAGTAATATCCAGAGTGTGTGTCAGAGAATTCTCAGCAGTGACATGGGATGTGGtggaaggggaaaggagaggaaaatgctgggaacagtattttatttatttatttatttatacatacatacaggtatttatataccacctttctttgatcatcagatttctcctcagactttaatccaaggcggtttatataggcaggctgttctaaacccccatagggatttttacaattgaatagttctacatagaactcctcgttccagctggatatTAAAATTAGAGCTAAAAATCTTAGGAAGCTGCAGTCTATGCTGTGTATGAGTGTTTACAGAATATCTTACTCTGTCTCTGGATTTACACAGAAATAatacaatgtgttttttgttgcTTTGGGAAATACGATTTCTGTGAAATTCCTAGGTTTAATTTGCAACCAAAATAATTAGAATAGTAAATGGATTCATTAGACCTGCATTAACAAATGCAACTTGCAAAACTTTCTGGCTGCTAGCTAATTTGGTAGATTGTCACCTCTCTGTTTCCGGATGTGTGGAACACATTATTTGTATATCATCTCCACCAACTTTCCTCTTTTATAGGTATTTCCTTAAAGTGACAATAGTAAGAAGATTGTCGGACTTGGTAAAGGAGTATGACCTTATTGTTCACCAACTTGCAACATACCCAGATGTTAATAACTCTATTAAGATGGAAGTAGGCATTGAAGATTGTCTACACATAGAATTTGAGTACAACAAATCCAAGTATGTATGACTCTGAATAAGCTAGTGATTTTGAAGGAGGAGACTGAGGAagatttttgttgaaaagtagagAGTACATAGCAGTGATTAGCAACTATTTGCTAATTGTGAGGGTCATAAGTTTGCATGAGGGTCAAACATGTCCTTTCAGCCGTGTCACAGTTGATGGGGGTTCCTGTCTTGAAGCAACTATTCTTGTGCATTCTTCAGTTTCTCACTTCTCCGAATTTGTCATCTGCTGATATGGGGTCTTTGTATCAGTTGGCTAAGCAGCAGAAAGCACAGTATCATTTGGTCTTGAAATGGCATCAGTGTGTTGTAGTCTCTACTCACTTATCTTTGGAGTGTATATTAACAGGTTGCAAATGACTACCAGCATCCATTTTTTAGCATTTGCTACCAGCATAGATTTTTCAGCATGTTAGAGTGCTCTCAGGAACCACATTAAATTTACTGCTTGCTTAAGGAATGAAACTTTTTTACAGCTGGAACCTTCTGGTGATGCAACCACTCTGAATTTGTTTTTGAGTGAAATAAGTGCAGCAGTGAACAGTATTTCTTTGTcttttcagaaatgaaaatacagtgggccctctgtaccTATAGGGGATCTGTTCCCTCTCCCTGTGTGAATACTGATTTCCGTGAATAATGGAATATGCAGGGAGGGCCttaggacctcctggatgtgactagaagtgtcttccagttgcctccaggaggccttctgaggactggggaggggaGGCCATGTGCACAATACCTCCCAGAAATAACCAGAAGACCATTtcggttgtgtctgggaggttctTGTGGCCCTCCAGATGTATATTCACCACCCACATTGAGTTAAATCCATGGTTGCTGTacctgcggataaggagggcccactgtacaaatATATGCATTATGTTTGTGTAAGCTAGTTAAAATGTATGGAAAAAATTCTTGTTTCTGATAACGTTCTTTTTTTGTCTCCTTAAGGTATCACCTAAAAGATGTGATTGTTGGAAAAATTTACTTCCTCTTAGTAAGAATAAAAATTCAGCATATGGAATTACAACTGATCAAAAAAGAGATCACTGGAATTGGTAAGTTGCATTGGGAGGGAAAGGTTGCAAGAgaagtattttaattttaatgcaTTTTGGATTTAAGTTTTCTAACATGCTCctgttttgtgtttgttgggGTGTGTTATAGAATTTCAATGGATTAGGTTAGGTGAGGGAAACCTGTGGCCTTAAGGCTACATGCGGCCTTTTGGGGTACCAGTTGCTGCCTTAATTCACTtatctttagagcaggggtctccaaaccccagcccggggccagatgcggcccacagtgagcctctatctggcctgtggccagcctcttgtcccctgaaagcctctggcacactcgactgaacatgaccagagctgtgctctgactgcatctggagggtgttctgagggctggagaggctgagtgaatgagcccactcatgcatttattcattcatctaagtttcatctcttatttatttaaattttttcctggcctcagcattgcaccagatatttcatgtggccttctggccaaaaagtttggagacccctgcattagaataTTGTCTCCCATATTAGTGTGTTGACAAAAATGTAACATTTTGTTGTATATAAAATTCTCAGCATGCCAAATAACAGGATCTCATCTAAATAAAATGTGGCTTTCCAATATAAAAAGGTTCCATAACCCTGGAAGTCGAACTCTGTTTAACTTAAAAGTTAAATTGTTGTCTGAACTGAATGACAAAATAGTTAGTTGAATTGAATTAATAGCGACCACTATTAATATGCAggtatctaattttttttttgtttgcaagtGAACAATATATTGCTTTCTGATATATTTTTCAAAgcatgaaaaatgtgtgttgcTAATTCTGAGTGTACAGGGAGAGGTCGGAGACCTTCATGTATAGTGATTTTTGAccttaaaatgaaataaaatctgaGACATTGTGACAACTGGTCTGTAAAAGCAGCGCATGAGAATAGCCTGTTTTCATAAGAAAGCTGGGGACCTTTTGTTTAGAATACCATTATATTTTTGTCTCCAAGGAGCTAGGGTGGTAGACATAGCTCCTCTCCCTTCTTCTGTACTCACAACTCACCCTGTGAGTATGTTTGACTGATAGATGTTGACTGGCCTAAAGCAATCTTGTaaacttcatagctgagtgggaatttgtaCCTATGTCTTCCTAGTCCAAGCCCCAAACCCTAAGAATTACACCACATTAATTTTATTAGCTGCTCAAGactgtagctataatggtgactggccAGTAGTGCTCCCCCcaaatagcaggttgtttaacctttgatgtacTTGTtgcataacctaatctgcctttGATGCATAGCTTAATCTGCTTTGTCTGTTTtgcaacctaccaaaaattgggtcatgacccactgatgaggtatggacccacagtttgggaacttctatAGCACAGTGGATAGCAGCATAATCCTTTATGTGTTTAACTCGGCCTCAgtgggttcagtgggacttacttccagttaAATATGTACAAGATTATGACCTAAGACTGAGTAGCAAATGAAGACTTTCTGGTTCTAATCTTTCCTCTGGCTcacttggtggccttaggcaagtcgtTCCTGCTCTTTTCTCATCAAGACAATACATGCGCATTTctctgcacactcagaaagtgttaACAAATCTTAAATCATAAGTATATACTTTAGCCCTTGTTTACTGCCTTATCACTGTCCACAGTTCTGAAACTCTGCTGTGAGGCATGCAAATGCCTTGTTTAATGACTACTAATATAAGCTTTATGTCTTAAGAGTTCATTAGAAAATACTTATTTCCCAATTGCTGTAATTTAAATTGCTAGTGcgttagttaaaaaaaaacac
This portion of the Tiliqua scincoides isolate rTilSci1 chromosome 3, rTilSci1.hap2, whole genome shotgun sequence genome encodes:
- the VPS26A gene encoding vacuolar protein sorting-associated protein 26A, with translation MQVEKPYESYIGANVRLRYFLKVTIVRRLSDLVKEYDLIVHQLATYPDVNNSIKMEVGIEDCLHIEFEYNKSKYHLKDVIVGKIYFLLVRIKIQHMELQLIKKEITGIGPSTTTETETIAKYEIMDGAPVKGESIPIRLFLAGYDPTPTMRDVNKKFSVRYFLNLVLVDEEDRRYFKQQEIILWRKAPEKLRKQRTNFHQRFESPEPQASAEQPEM